Proteins encoded together in one Venturia canescens isolate UGA chromosome 10, ASM1945775v1, whole genome shotgun sequence window:
- the LOC122417146 gene encoding uncharacterized protein — MEPSKERYNELCRLCASYDAVKMDIFGNEGKNRQLVDKIQTCLPFKIAEDDRLPKCLCYRCMYNLENFYDFRTACVNAVALLERCLPPGNNATGQQIENGVESYSELRSELLKEKEKMPILIPEAPIVNPNAALGTPPRLNSDGEGEPEIEEIHNGSGTEDGVAKESVFATNASFEDADDRKSDEYEMDMETNPSDFLEMTPMVTEEMDETSSKKSQSSKTRNMLETFQHTSEQHEVYVCSLCNKAFSSKGHLSLHARIHVGAGDVIGAKVVTDDHTSYKRPYQCDLCNKSYSTAKHRWGHVSTTHRGHPAVTCAYCSRIYSTRTNLEEHIKSRHTGLPPPPELPVAYVQPDNRYRCKTCPKMYTNVTDLNKHTRVCAADVAMKEKQQHRPIKKVPQKNKSRVDTSDISSSSGTTDTEDESNNDYRNAEAKLSKNPQLTILKQALTKGSDNLKRNYEDRRNQASSGSNNSKPPAPKVPRIENSEGAARKRWYCEMCPQNFTSVEKLKQHEMIHDAERPYVCILCEKDFVVKTSLSRHIVSRHGVDPTPILESDKCTKKGALAQSWRKKMIKTEEVNVQCKREAPSDSSEDADSFAHGNVVEIETVFVCEICTRDFNDRASLWLHIRATHKEFAAFACGVCLKICSDNAQLLNHVNMYHGGSKLLVSEQRRYSCTICGRQHDSRKKLITHVSIHNVDPGYDPASFVQLNANYYNESFNSNEPNDHLMDFDPEDGDKVDCYICYKSFPNEDHLIRHQRNAHKSEGLAPSNQVAIPSNNGPTSVSVPGLNGTKAQYHLFFVCELCGSSHPSKWERWLHVSGNHSDDPSMRCEREDCGKIFATKALRNEHAQHHLIQGASPNTCEVCGKLWGSRVDYWKHVMGVHSDTVPLICGVCLKVFPDVAKLSNHVKTSHWPLTNGDFSCDICGRPYSNRSKMSRHRKIHGVVEVDPTLGNSGDTAGRIAAAGDIRNETRAYYGEKSPKEVQLTCELCTDMSFENWRSLCNHRRMIHGLFPCDLCNKCYGRTSHLWKHVNRVHKGHEDVTCRYCMKTSASKDHLRAHIAKIHRYEPENKLEMMMVVGDAATAVATAMGEEQEEEDEENGEDEQEARKRRRRRRKDGDASSLGAIGEDDEIGDGGGGIGVHHCDKCQKSFHKRYLLRRHMKGCQNYRKDPGALLTRCRACERIFKDRASLQKHIENHHSEYTCHLCNETVTSKLGIMTHNRVNHLHHPDLTCENGNCRKLFRTKEDLESHRKDHKYHNAPNVCDFCGDTVENKLKLKMHVLSLHRNEIGVSCGVCLIPMKDPKDLKKHVEDEHEGVLHKPNTCQVCGKRYASKWKAFDHTKKCHGKVFRTCKQCLAVFTTDADICHHYEDVHRVHKDQLAGFEKRLLDSRTDDCDAIVKDEPEDYEYEVHRDGEGAGGVGLCDDNDPYDYKRRKSSAGGGPGKNHRDTHDCEICPEIFLNQETLSDHYRNVHNTDPERMFKRIKLERGEGGRFTSTAAQGSSSKKMMMRERENFECQNCSRQFCTKSLFWNHTNVCTRRNSANREDPRSSASFGGQTSILEAHLKNNNRIKREPSDIPGLDDTNLNIPDFNLFEDINMQLSEQKPIPNLMPLSELRRVGVGGSSTAGGVLLLPSANEKSLRKDSRKDSRKVYDESTNTVCVCEVCGKQWPAKKHLWQHLIRFHRAEAAVTCGVCLKLCSNYEQLGQHLRMTHESALSREGNNFTCKTCGRYHNARSKLLLHMSIHINNDNGGATCWWCPKCEKSFENEEKLHEHAPTCDKRRTAIFEEHSVDIDYERDIKIEDDKGSLIGDGASLSGEDEEEVDFSDQRVRRNSENSENSESSGGDARTRSDSDSTEEDEDEDEDEDEDEEEEDTESRTNSRATGAATGHSETEDENDVREKSPVPTLPSDSPEDAKNNCDDVAIVAENENNKPTTKVAEIKQDSKPPEEEAERADEETEAPAQVQHKTPQSPENSTKNSENIDTSRILEPAPEPGNDNVDDDDEDEDDDGPPILSPMMPISAENANQERDDLASHRLSPMLSLNDDKGINAAPIPTGITEAPKETKRTDESSSPKDHQPLSDDEDCEERSNEELPSDTEPEEETLEDENEELDDEDSRIHVVNPDDEYHSDDERPPEDDNEQEAEEEEEEDDHEEPELEEDEEDEEEQNQEEEEEEEENLEMHQEDEVAEDIEEEEDIIEDDNDVDEAEEQEEEEEEEEELTAEGSLQIHNLDGTVLMVAKDADGNQILIQRNVSDMENDESIGALTGYIYEDDDEYDFAGFQVEDGGIHVEEARRVAGENSEEEEEEEEEGEEEVVLEPDNDEGECPEGEDEKEPQQDYADESNTQEEIEVRTPAKKDLVAQDSGAA; from the exons ATCGCTGAAGATGATCGGCTACCCAAGTGTCTCTGCTATCGGTGCATGtacaatttggaaaatttttacgaCTTCAGAACGGCCTGCGTGAACGCCGTTGCTCTTTTGGAAAGGTGTCTGCCACCCGGAAACAACGCT ACTGGTCAACAAATCGAAAATGGGGTCGAGAGCTATTCGGAATTACGCTCGGAACTCCTCaaggagaaggaaaaaatgccTATACTCATTCCCGAAGCCCCCATAGTTAATCCGAACGCGGCCCTTGGAACGCCGCCGAGACTGAATTCGGACGGCGAGGGCGAACCCGAGATCGAGGAAATTCATAACGGCAGCGGGACCGAAGAcg GTGTCGCGAAAGAATCAGTATTCGCAACAAATGCGAGCTTCGAGGATGCGGACGATCGTAAATCGGACGAATACGAGATGGACATGGAGACGAATCCAAGCGATTTCTTGGAAATGACGCCCATGGTAACCGAGGAAATGGATGAAACTAGCAGTAAAAAGTCACAATCGTCTAAAACGAGAAACATGCTCGAAACGTTTCAACACACGTCCGAGCAACACGAAGTATACGTTTGCTCGTTGTGTAACAAAGCTTTTAGTTCAAAGGGTCATTTATCCCTGCACGCGAGAATTCACGTTGGCGCGGGTGACGTTATCGGTGCCAAAGTCGTTACGGACGATCACACCTCCTACAAGAGACCTTATCAATGTGATCTTTGCAACAAATCCTATTCAACGGCGAAACATCGATGGGGACACGTATCAACTACTCATCG gGGTCATCCGGCTGTCACGTGTGCCTATTGTTCGCGAATATAttccactcgtacgaatctcGAAGAGCACATCAAATCTCGACACACCGGTCTGCCTCCGCCTCCGGAATTACCAGTCGCCTACGTACAGCCGGACAATCGATACAGATGTAAAACTTGTCCAAAGATGTACACGAACGTGACGGATTTAAACAAGCATACGAGGGTATGCGCGGCCGACGTTGctatgaaggaaaaacagcAGCATCGGCCGATCAAAAAAGTacctcaaaaaaataaatctcgcGTAGATACGTCCGATATTTCCAGTAGCAGCGGCACTACCGACACCGAGGACGAGAGCAACAACGATTACAGAAACGCCGAAGCGAAACTTTCAAAAAACCCTCAATTAACAATACTGAAACAGGCCCTCACTAAGGGCAGCGATAATCTTAAAAGAAATTACGAGGACAGAAGGAATCAGGCGAGCAGCGGTAGCAACAACAGCAAGCCTCCTGCTCCCAAAGTTCCACGGATAG AAAACAGCGAGGGTGCAGCTCGAAAGAGATGGTACTGCGAGATGTGTCCACAAAATTTCACCtccgttgaaaaattgaaacaacaCGAAATGATTCACGACGCGGAAAGACCTTACGTGTGTATATTGTGCGAGAAGGATTTCGTAGTAAAGACATCGTTGAGTAGACACATCGTTTCGAGACACGGAGTCGACCCAACCCCGATTCTCGAGAGCGACAAGTGTACGAAGAAAGGGGCATTGGCACaatcatggagaaaaaaaatgattaaaacgGAGGAGGTAAATGTACAATGCAAGAGAGAAGCACCCAGCGACTCGTCGGAGGATGCCGACAGTTTTGCCCACGGGAATGTGGTCGAAATCGAGACCGTATTCGTCTGTGAGATATGCACACGTGATTTCAACGATCGCGCTTCTCTGTGGCTTCACATTCGTGCGACCCACAAAGAATTCGCTGCGTTTGCTTGCGGAGTTTGTCTCAAGATATGCTCCGACAATGCTCAGCTCTTGAATCACGTAAACATGTATCACGGTGGCTCGAAACTCTTGGTCTCCGAGCAGAGGAGATACAGTTGTACGATTTGCGGTAGACAGCAtgactcgagaaaaaaattaatcaccCACGTATCCATACACAACGTCGATCCCGGCTATGATCCAGCCAGTTTCGTTCAActcaatgcaaactattacAACGAAAGTTTCAACAGCAACGAGCCCAACGATCACTTGATGGATTTCGATCCGGAGGACGGCGACAAAGTTGACTGTTATATTTGTTACAAATCTTTTCCAAACGAGGATCACCTCATTCGTCATCAACGAAACGCTCACAAG TCCGAAGGTCTTGCGCCCAGCAACCAAGTAGCGATACCGAGCAATAATGGGCCCACTTCCGTTTCCGTACCTGGACTCAATGGGACCAAAGCCCAGTATCATTTGTTCTTCGTTTGCGAGCTGTGCGGTAGTTCACATCCGAGCAAGTGGGAACGTTGGCTCCACGTAAGCGGAAATCACAGCGATGATCCCTCCATGAGA TGCGAACGAGAGGATTGTGGCAAGATATTTGCGACGAAGGCGCTCCGAAATGAACATGCGCAGCACCATCTTATCCAGGGCGCATCACCGAACACCTGCGAGGTTTGTGGCAAACTGTGGGGCAGTCGAGTCGATTACTGGAAGCACGTGATGGGAGTTCACTCGGACACGGTACCGTTGATTTGTGGAGTTTGCCTCAAGGTGTTTCCGGATGTCGCGAAACTCAGTAACCACGTTAAAACGAGTCACTGGCCACTGACGAACGGTGATTTCAGTTGCGACATTTGTGGCAGACCCTATTCTAACAGATCAAAAATGTCAAGACACAGAAAGATTCACGGCGTCGTGGAGGTTGATCCGACGTTAGGAAACAGCGGCGATACGGCCGGCAGGATTGCCGCGGCCGGGGACATTCGCAACGAGACGCGCGCCTACTACGGCGAGAAGAGTCCGAAGGAAGTTCAATTAACTTGCGAGTTGTGCACCGATATGAGCTTCGAAAATTGGCGATCTCTGTGCAATCATCGACGAATGATTCACGGCCTTTTCCCGTGCGATCTTTGCAACAAGTGTTACGGCAGAACGTCCCATCTGTGGAAGCACGTTAACCGAGTTCACAAGGGCCACGAGGACGTGACGTGCCGATACTGCATGAAAACGAGCGCCTCCAAGGATCATCTCAGGGCGCACATTGCCAAAATTCATCGGTACGAACCGGAGAACAAACTGGAAATGATGATGGTAGTGGGAGATGCGGCGACTGCGGTGGCAACGGCGATGGGAGAGGAGCAGGAGGAAGAGGACGAGGAAAATGGGGAAGACGAGCAAGAAGCGcggaaaagaagaagaagaagaaggaaggACGGCGATGCGTCGAGCCTCGGAGCGATCGGCGAGGATGACGAGATCGGTGATGGTGGCGGCGGCATCGGTGTCCATCACTGCGACAAATGCCAAAAGAGTTTCCACAAGCGTTACTTGTTGCGACGTCACATGAAAGGTTGCCAAAATTACCGTAAAGATCCGGGCGCTTTGCTGACCCGCTGTCGCGCCTGCGAGAGAATATTCAAAGATCGCGCGAGCCTCCAAAAACACATTGAGAATCATCACAGCGAGTACACGTGTCACTTGTGCAACGAAACGGTCACCTCGAAGCTCGGCATAATGACTCACAATCGCGTAAATCATCTTCATCATCCGGATCTCACCTGCGAGAATGGTAACTGCAGAAAATTATTCCGTACGAAGGAGGATCTCGAGTCTCATCGCAAGGATCACAAGTATCACAACGCGCCAAACGTTTGCGATTTCTGTGGGGACACCGTCGAGAACAAGCTCAAACTGAAGATGCACGTTTTGTCGCTCCACCGCAACGAGATCGGCGTCTCGTGCGGCGTGTGCCTCATACCCatgaaagacccgaaagatcTCAAAAAACACGTCGAGGACGAGCACGAGGGTGTCCTGCACAAACCGAATACGTGCCAAGTTTGTGGCAAACGCTACGCCTCCAAGTGGAAAGCCTTCGATCACACGAAAAAATGTCACGGCAAAGTATTTCGTACTTGCAAACAGTGCCTCGCGGTATTCACCACCGACGCGGATATTTGTCACCATTACGAGGACGTGCACAGAGTACACAAGGATCAGTTGGCCGGTTTCGAAAAACGTCTGCTCGATTCTCGAACCGATGATTGCGACGCGATCGTCAAGGACGAGCCCGAGGATTACGAGTACGAGGTGCATCGCGACGGCGAGGGCGCTGGCGGCGTTGGCCTCTGCGACGACAACGACCCGTACGATTACAAACGCCGGAAAAGCAGCGCCGGCGGTGGCCCCGGTAAAAATCATCGCGACACCCACGACTGTGAAATCTGCCCCGAGATATTCCTCAATCAGGAAACTCTCTCGGACCATTACAGAAACGTCCATAACACCGATCCTGAGAGAATGTTCAAAAGGATCAAACTCGAGAGGGGCGAAGGTGGAAGATTCACGAGCACCGCCGCTCAGGGCTCCTCCtctaaaaaaatgatgatgcGAGAACGCGAGAATTTCGAGTGCCAAAATTGCTCCAGACAGTTTTGTACGAAAAGCCTATTTTGGAATCACACAAACGTTTGCACGAGGCGTAACTCGGCCAACAGAGAAGACCCGAGATCATCCGCCTCGTTCGGCGGTCAAACCTCCATCCTCGAAGCTCATCTCAAAAACAACAATCGAATAAAGCGAGAACCCTCCGATATTCCGGGGCTCGACGATACCAATTTGAATATTCCTGACTTCAACCTCTTCGAGGATATAAATATGCAGCTATCTGAGCAAAAGCCTATTCCGAATTTGATGCCGTTGTCGGAGCTGAGGCGCGTGGGCGTCGGGGGCAGCAGCACCGCCGGCGGCGTACTCCTCTTACCCTCcgcgaatgaaaaatctctGAGAAAAGACTCGAGAAAAGATTCGAGAAAGGTGTACGACGAATCTACGAATACCGTTTGCGTCTGCGAGGTGTGCGGCAAACAGTGGCCGGCGAAAAAGCATCTCTGGCAGCATTTGATACGTTTCCATCGGGCCGAGGCGGCCGTAACGTGTGGCGTTTGTCTCAAGCTCTGCTCCAATTACGAACAACTTGGACAGCATCTGAGGATGACCCACGAGTCCGCACTGTCCCGGGAGGGCAACAATTTCACTTGCAAAACTTGTGGTCGTTATCACAACGCGAGAAGCAAACTGTTGCTGCACATGAGCATACACATTAACAACGACAACGGCGGTGCGACCTGCTGGTGGTGTCCAAAGTGCGAAAAGAGCTTCGAGAACGAGGAAAAACTTCACGAGCACGCTCCTACGTGCGACAAACGCCGTACTGCCATTTTCGAGGAACACAGCGTCGACATCGACTACGAACGAGACATCAAGATCGAGGACGACAAGGGAAGTCTGATCGGCGACGGCGCCTCGCTCTCGGGCGAGGACGAGGAGGAAGTCGATTTCTCGGATCAGCGGGTACGAAGGAATTCCGAAAACAGCGAAAACTCGGAAAGCAGCGGCGGAGATGCTCGCACTCGTAGCGACAGCGACAGCACCgaggaggacgaggacgaggacgaggacgaggacgaggacgaagaggaAGAGGACACCGAATCGCGCACGAATAGTCGAGCGACCGGCGCGGCTACCGGCCACTCGGAGACCGAGGACGAAAACGACGTCCGTGAGAAGAGTCCCGTTCCCACTCTTCCCAGTGACAGCCCCGAAGATGCTAAGAATAATTGCGACGACGTGGCAATCGTCGCcgaaaacgaaaataacaaaCCAACGACGAAAGTTGCCGAGATTAAGCAAGATTCAAAACCCCCTGAGGAGGAGGCGGAACGCGCGGACGAGGAAACCGAGGCGCCGGCCCAGGTCCAACATAAGACTCCGCAGAGTCCGGAGAactcgacgaaaaattcagaaaacaTCGACACCTCGAGGATACTCGAACCTGCTCCAGAGCCCGGCAACGACAACgtcgatgacgacgacgaggacgaggacgacgatggACCGCCCATACTCAGCCCGATGATGCCAATTTCTGCAGAAAACGCGAATCAAGAACGGGACGATCTCGCGAGCCACCGGCTCAGTCCCATGCTCTCGTTGAACGACGACAAGGGAATCAACGCCGCCCCGATTCCCACAGGAATTACAGAAGCTCCTAAAGAAACTAAGAGAACCGATGAATCGTCTTCACCCAAAGATCATCAACCATTGTCCGACGATGAAGATTGCGAGGAGCGTTCCAACGAGGAATTGCCCTCGGACACGGAGCCCGAGGAGGAAACCCTCGAGGACGAAAATGAGGAGTTGGACGACGAGGACAGCAGAATTCACGTGGTCAACCCTGACGATGAGTATCATTCCGACGACGAGCGACCTCCCGAGGACGACAACGAGCAAGAGGctgaggaggaagaggaggaagatGACCACGAGGAGCCGGAACTCGAAGAGGACGAGGAAGACGAGGAGGAGCAAAAccaggaagaggaggaggaggaggaggagaactTGGAAATGCACCAGGAAGACGAAGTCGCCGAGGACattgaagaggaagaagacaTTATCGAGGACGATAACGACGTCGACGAAGCGGAGGagcaggaggaggaggaggaggaggaggaggaattgACCGCTGAGGGGTCCTTGCAGATACACAATTTGGACGGAACTGTATTGATGGTTGCCAAAGATGCGGACGGTAACCAAATATTGATACAACGA